One window of Quercus robur chromosome 5, dhQueRobu3.1, whole genome shotgun sequence genomic DNA carries:
- the LOC126726065 gene encoding homoserine kinase-like — MAICYQAIPVKPVVLRPTTTFKPVNSFRCNLSLPSKTLEISISEPEPVFSSVKTFAPATVANLGPGFDFLGCAVDGLGDSVSLSVDSSIHPGQISISHISGDPCSKLSRNPLYNCAGIAAIEVMKMLGIRSVGLSLSLHKGLPLGSGLGSSAASAAAAAVAVNEIFGGKLGSEELVVAGLKSEEKVSGYHADNVGPAILGGFVLIRNYEPLDLKKLTFPEDKELYFVLVTPEFEAPTKKMRAALPLEIAMAHHVWNCSQAGALVASVLEGDLVGLGKALSGDKIVEPRRAPLIPGMEAVKKAAIEAGAFGCTISGAGPTAVAVIDCEERGEKIGEKMVEAFWNEGNLKAVAFVTRLDRVGARLVDSNPR; from the coding sequence ATGGCCATTTGTTATCAAGCTATTCCAGTAAAACCCGTAGTGCTCAGACCCACAACCACTTTCAAACCCGTTAACTCCTTCCGTTGCAACCTTTCTCTTCCCTCCAAAACCCTCGAAATATCCATTTCCGAACCCGAACCCGTTTTCTCCTCCGTCAAAACCTTTGCTCCTGCCACCGTGGCAAATCTCGGTCCCGGCTTCGACTTCCTCGGCTGCGCCGTCGACGGCCTCGGCGACTCCGTCTCCCTCTCCGTCGACTCCTCCATCCACCCCGGCCAGATCTCCATCTCCCATATCTCCGGCGACCCTTGCTCCAAGCTCAGCCGTAACCCTCTCTATAATTGCGCCGGCATTGCCGCCATCGAGGTCATGAAGATGCTCGGAATCCGATCCGTCggcctttctctctctctccacaaagGCCTTCCATTAGGTTCCGGGCTCGGATCCAGTGCCGCAAGCGCCGCCGCCGCCGCAGTCGCCGTCAACGAGATTTTTGGTGGGAAACTCGGCTCCGAGGAGCTCGTAGTAGCGGGATTGAAATCGGAGGAGAAGGTTTCGGGTTATCATGCTGATAACGTTGGCCCGGCGATCCTGGGAGGGTTTGTTTTGATCAGAAACTACGAGCCGTTGGATTTGAAGAAATTGACATTTCCGGAGGATAAAGAGCTTTACTTTGTATTGGTGACTCCTGAATTCGAAGCTCCGACGAAGAAAATGCGGGCTGCTTTGCCTTTAGAGATAGCAATGGCTCATCATGTGTGGAATTGTAGTCAGGCCGGGGCATTGGTGGCTTCAGTGTTAGAAGGGGACTTGGTGGGGTTAGGGAAGGCTTTGTCAGGAGATAAGATCGTGGAGCCGAGACGCGCGCCATTGATTCCGGGGATGGAAGCCGTGAAGAAGGCGGCGATTGAGGCCGGGGCGTTCGGGTGTACCATAAGTGGGGCGGGGCCGACGGCGGTGGCTGTGATAGATTGCGAGGAGAGAGGGGAGAAGATTGGAGAGAAGATGGTGGAGGCATTTTGGAATGAAGGGAATTTGAAGGCGGTGGCTTTCGTGACGAGGCTTGATCGGGTTGGTGCGAGGCTTGTTGATAGCAATCCTAGATGA
- the LOC126726067 gene encoding cyanidin 3-O-galactoside 2''-O-xylosyltransferase FGGT1-like isoform X1 — protein sequence MKNTVRVYFARQLSQIQSKNKQPDHMIIFKKKMSDKTFHVVMYPWFAMGHLTSFLHISNKLAERGHRVSFLLPTNTQAKLEPFNLHKNLISFIPITVPHVDGLHPGSETTSDVPFPLHSLIMTAMDLTAPSTESFLRDLKPHFVFHDFTHWLPPLARRLGIKSIHHCIISPATVGYLLSPERKINEKPLTEADFKAPPPSFPPSSIKLFPHEVRQVTSATLKQFGIDISFIERQMISLSDSDAISFKSCKEMEGPYCDYVERQFKKPVILAGPVVPEPPIIALEEKWAKWLDSFKPKTVIFCAFGSECILKKDQFQELVLGFELTGMPFLAALKPPMGTETIEFALPEGFEERVKGKGVVHGDWVQQQLILRHPSVGCFVTHCGSGSLSEVMVTECQMVLLPNVGDQIINARLMGRDFKVGVEVEKGEEDGLFTREGVCKAVRAVMDEDSLVGKEVRDNHAKWREFLLSDGLENSYIDSYVQKLRSLLK from the exons ATGAAAAATACGGTCAGAGTTTACTTTGCACGCCAATTATCCCAAATCCAAAGTAAAAACAAACAACCAGATCATATGATAATCTTTAAAAAG AAAATGAGTGACAAAACCTTTCACGTAGTGATGTACCCATGGTTTGCCATGGGCCATCTAACCTCCTTCCTCCACATCTCGAACAAGCTTGCTGAGAGAGGCCACAGAGTCTCTTTCTTGTTGCCAACCAACACTCAAGCTAAGCTAGAGCCTTTCAATCTGCACAAAAACCTCATTTCTTTCATCCCAATCACTGTTCCACATGTTGATGGCCTCCATCCAGGTTCTGAAACTACCTCAGATGTTCCTTTCCCATTGCATTCCCTTATCATGACTGCAATGGACCTTACTGCACCCTCCACTGAATCTTTTCTTCGTGATCTCAAACCCCATTTTGTATTCCATGATTTCACTCACTGGTTACCACCGTTGGCACGCCGCCTAGGCATTAAGTCTATACATCATTGCATCATTAGCCCCGCGACTGTGGGGTATTTGTTAAGCccagaaagaaaaatcaatgaaaaaccATTAACGGAAGCTGATTTTAAGGCACCTCCACCAAGTTTCCCACCTTCTTCAATCAAGCTATTTCCCCATGAAGTTCGACAAGTTACCTCCGCAACACTGAAACAATTTGGCATAGACATATCATTCATTGAACGCCAAATGATCTCTCTCAGTGATTCTGATGCTATTAGTTTCAAAAGTTGCAAGGAGATGGAAGGGCCTTACTGTGACTACGTTGAAAGACAATTCAAAAAGCCTGTGATTCTTGCAGGGCCAGTAGTGCCTGAGCCACCAATTATAGCATTAGAAGAGAAATGGGCAAAGTGGTTGGATAGCTTCAAGCCCAAAACTGTGATATTTTGTGCATTTGGAAGTGAATGCATTTTAAAGAAAGATCAATTTCAAGAActagttttgggttttgagctAACAGGCATGCCTTTTTTGGCTGCACTAAAACCACCAATGGGGACTGAAACAATTGAATTTGCATTGCCAGAAGGGTTTGAAGAGAGAGTAAAGGGAAAAGGGGTTGTTCATGGGGATTGGGTTCAGCAACAGTTGATACTGAGGCATCCTTCTGTGGGGTGCTTTGTGACACATTGTGGATCAGGTTCTTTGTCTGAGGTCATGGTGACTGAGTGTCAGATGGTTTTGCTGCCTAATGTTGGGGATCAAATTATCAATGCAAGGCTGATGGGTAGAGATTTCAAAGTGGGAGTTGAAGTTGAGAAAGGTGAGGAAGATGGGCTGTTTACAAGGGAGGGTGTGTGCAAGGCAGTGAGGGCTGTAATGGATGAAGATAGTTTGGTGGGGAAAGAGGTAAGAGACAACCATGCTAAATGGAGAGAGTTCTTGTTAAGCGATGGGCTGGAAAACTCCTACATTGATAGCTATGTTCAAAAGCTGCGTTCTCTGCTCAAATGA
- the LOC126726067 gene encoding cyanidin 3-O-galactoside 2''-O-xylosyltransferase FGGT1-like isoform X2: protein MSDKTFHVVMYPWFAMGHLTSFLHISNKLAERGHRVSFLLPTNTQAKLEPFNLHKNLISFIPITVPHVDGLHPGSETTSDVPFPLHSLIMTAMDLTAPSTESFLRDLKPHFVFHDFTHWLPPLARRLGIKSIHHCIISPATVGYLLSPERKINEKPLTEADFKAPPPSFPPSSIKLFPHEVRQVTSATLKQFGIDISFIERQMISLSDSDAISFKSCKEMEGPYCDYVERQFKKPVILAGPVVPEPPIIALEEKWAKWLDSFKPKTVIFCAFGSECILKKDQFQELVLGFELTGMPFLAALKPPMGTETIEFALPEGFEERVKGKGVVHGDWVQQQLILRHPSVGCFVTHCGSGSLSEVMVTECQMVLLPNVGDQIINARLMGRDFKVGVEVEKGEEDGLFTREGVCKAVRAVMDEDSLVGKEVRDNHAKWREFLLSDGLENSYIDSYVQKLRSLLK from the coding sequence ATGAGTGACAAAACCTTTCACGTAGTGATGTACCCATGGTTTGCCATGGGCCATCTAACCTCCTTCCTCCACATCTCGAACAAGCTTGCTGAGAGAGGCCACAGAGTCTCTTTCTTGTTGCCAACCAACACTCAAGCTAAGCTAGAGCCTTTCAATCTGCACAAAAACCTCATTTCTTTCATCCCAATCACTGTTCCACATGTTGATGGCCTCCATCCAGGTTCTGAAACTACCTCAGATGTTCCTTTCCCATTGCATTCCCTTATCATGACTGCAATGGACCTTACTGCACCCTCCACTGAATCTTTTCTTCGTGATCTCAAACCCCATTTTGTATTCCATGATTTCACTCACTGGTTACCACCGTTGGCACGCCGCCTAGGCATTAAGTCTATACATCATTGCATCATTAGCCCCGCGACTGTGGGGTATTTGTTAAGCccagaaagaaaaatcaatgaaaaaccATTAACGGAAGCTGATTTTAAGGCACCTCCACCAAGTTTCCCACCTTCTTCAATCAAGCTATTTCCCCATGAAGTTCGACAAGTTACCTCCGCAACACTGAAACAATTTGGCATAGACATATCATTCATTGAACGCCAAATGATCTCTCTCAGTGATTCTGATGCTATTAGTTTCAAAAGTTGCAAGGAGATGGAAGGGCCTTACTGTGACTACGTTGAAAGACAATTCAAAAAGCCTGTGATTCTTGCAGGGCCAGTAGTGCCTGAGCCACCAATTATAGCATTAGAAGAGAAATGGGCAAAGTGGTTGGATAGCTTCAAGCCCAAAACTGTGATATTTTGTGCATTTGGAAGTGAATGCATTTTAAAGAAAGATCAATTTCAAGAActagttttgggttttgagctAACAGGCATGCCTTTTTTGGCTGCACTAAAACCACCAATGGGGACTGAAACAATTGAATTTGCATTGCCAGAAGGGTTTGAAGAGAGAGTAAAGGGAAAAGGGGTTGTTCATGGGGATTGGGTTCAGCAACAGTTGATACTGAGGCATCCTTCTGTGGGGTGCTTTGTGACACATTGTGGATCAGGTTCTTTGTCTGAGGTCATGGTGACTGAGTGTCAGATGGTTTTGCTGCCTAATGTTGGGGATCAAATTATCAATGCAAGGCTGATGGGTAGAGATTTCAAAGTGGGAGTTGAAGTTGAGAAAGGTGAGGAAGATGGGCTGTTTACAAGGGAGGGTGTGTGCAAGGCAGTGAGGGCTGTAATGGATGAAGATAGTTTGGTGGGGAAAGAGGTAAGAGACAACCATGCTAAATGGAGAGAGTTCTTGTTAAGCGATGGGCTGGAAAACTCCTACATTGATAGCTATGTTCAAAAGCTGCGTTCTCTGCTCAAATGA
- the LOC126726068 gene encoding uncharacterized protein LOC126726068: MGRGKYKNKPTGKRQFSTPEDILAGTSTRPRTFRQHEAEHQEEESREESDEGSEEESGEESEESLEKRKGTQGIIEIENPNLVKPKSLKARDVDLGKTTELSRREREELEKQKAHERYMRLQEQGKTEQARKDLERLSLIREQRAEAARKREEEKAAKEQKKAEARK; the protein is encoded by the exons ATGGGACGAGGAAAGTACAAGAACAAGCCCACTGGCAAACGCCAGTTCTCCACTCCCGAGGATATCC TTGCTGGTACCTCCACCCGTCCTCGCACTTTTAGACAG CATGAAGCTGAACATCAAGAGGAAGAATCTAGGGAAGAGTCTGATGAAGGATCTGAAGAAGAATCTGGAgaagaatctgaagaaagcttgGAG AAGCGGAAAGGCACACAAGGCATTATTGAGATTGAAAATCCTAATTTGGTAAAGCCAAAGTCCTTGAAAGCAAGAGATGTTGAT TTAGGGAAAACAACTGAACTTTCCAGGCGTGAAAG AGAGGAGTTAGAGAAACAGAAAGCTCACGAGCGGTATATGAGATTGCAAGAACAGGGGAAAACAGAACAAGCGAGGAAAGATTTAG AGCGTTTATCCCTTATACGTGAACAAAGGGCAGAAGCTGCTAGAAAgcgagaagaagaaaaagctg CCAAAGAACAGAAGAAGGCTGAAGCTCGCAAATGA